The genomic segment GTTGCTCGATCTAACCCACGCCGGACGTAAGCCGGTGTGGGTTTTTGCTGAACAGGGTCGTGTTTCTTTCGGGATGAGGGATCCCTGAGCCGCGAACTCAGAGTTCTCTCAGGGAATCCTTCAGAAGTCCTTCAGTGCTGCTGGTGCAACCGCGAGAAGGTACGGGAGGGAGAGATCCCCTCAATTACCACCACCACAATCGTGACTCCGCTGACGAACCGTGAAAACGACGTGCTTCGTTTGATCTGCGATGGTCTTTCGAATCGTGAAATCGGCTTGTCCCTTCACATCGCTGAAACCACCGCCCGCGATCACGTTCATTCGATTATCCGCAAGATGAATGCCCGGAACCGCACAGCCTGCGCTGTGGAGGGCATTCGCAGGCAGCTGGTGAGCTGATTGGCTGTTGCGCTGATCGGCTGCTGTGCTGAAGTGTCGCAAAACCGAAGTTTTTGTATCGAAAGACACATTTACTGGCGTTGTGGTCGATGATGGCCAAGCCGGCGGCATCGCTCCGAGCGGGTTCGCCCTCCCAGGCTGCCGGCACTCACTAACAGCTGCTCCGTTGATCAGAATCGGAGCAGGAAGCGGCGTGAACCATGAGCAAATACAGCGCCATCGCTCCAGCGGAGCGTCTGCCGGAATGGTTGAGGCGTCCGATCGGTAAGGCTTCAGACCTGGAGGCGGTTCAGGCCCAGGTGAAGCAGAACCGTTTGCACACGATCTGCGAAGAGGGCCGCTGCCCGAATCGCGGTGAGTGTTACGCCGCGGGCACGGCGACCTTCCTGTTGGGCGGCTCGATTTGCACCCGTAGCTGTGCCTTCTGCCAAGTGGAGAAGGGCAGGGCTCCGATGCCGCTGGATCAAGCAGAGGCTGAGCGGGTTGCTGATGCCGTGGCGTCGCTCGGTCTGCGTTATGTGGTGCTCACCGCCGTTGCCCGCGATGACCTGGCGGATCATGGCGCTGCGCTGTTCACCTCCACGATGGCGTCCATTCGCCAGCGCAATCCGCTGATTGGCATCGAGGTGCTCACGCCGGACTTCTGGGGTGGATTCGCTGATGAGCAACGAGCGGTGCGGGCACAACGAGAACGTTTGTCAACGGTGCTGTCAGCCCAGCCTGCCTGCTTCAACCACAACCTGGAAACCGTCCAGCGTCTTCAGGGTGAGGTGCGCCGTGGGGCGACGTATCAACGATCTCTGGGCTTGCTTGCTTCCGCCAGGGAGCTGGCGCCCTCGATTCCAACCAAGTCTGGCTTGATGCTTGGGCTTGGGGAAACCCACGAGGAAGTGATTGCGGCGATGCGGGATCTGCGTGCGGCTGATTGCCAACGCCTCACCCTGGGTCAGTACCTGCGCCCATCACTGGCTCACATCCCAGTAGCCCGCTACTGGACGCCAGAGGAGTTTGATGCCCTGGCTGTGGTTGCTAGGGACCTTGGTTTCGCTCAGGTGCGCAGTGGTCCGCTGGTGCGCAGCAGCTATCACGCAGCCGATTGACGCCAGCGCCGCTGGCTGATCGTTTGCACCCTGGCGCAATTACCTGTCATCAGCATCCCGGCCCCTCCCCAGACCAGGCGCAGCGGCAAATCCCAAAGCGCTGCATCCACCGAGCGGACAGCTTCGAAACCAAAACAGCGGAAGTAGCGCAGCAGGCGTTGGTGTTGCCGTTCGTCATCACGGATGGCCAGCAGCCGGGCCGTCCGGCAGGGCGTCATTTCCAGCGTCCAGGCCATCGTGGCGCTCCAGATCAGATCCCCAACACCAGCAGGCGCTGATGGCGTCACCCGCATCGTGTCGAGCTGCAGGCCTGAGCTGGCCGGATAGGCCCAGGCTTTCATCTCCCCCAGCAAGCGGTAGCCGCGATCATCGGCCGCCTGTGCCACCACCAGTTGCAGACTCCATAACCCGAGGGGCCGTCCCACCTTGAGGCGCAACAGCAGGCCTGCATCACGCGCCTGCCGTTCCAGGTCATCGAGGCGAGGATCGGCGGCACATGCGGATGTCATGTGCTTCCATCAGGGCTGAGGTCAGGGCCGAGTCGCGGTTCGGTGATTTCTCCAGCAGCTGTTTCAGCTGGTGGGTCGACCATTCCGGAGTGGGTAGATCCTGACGTGACGGTGAAGGACGCGAGACCATCATTCTCTTGCGGCAAACCCGTCATAGGGCGCCTACGGCATTGTGCAACCCCTGAACTGGCCTAGGAATTCTTGCCGTTCTCATGCTGTTTCTTGCGGGTAGCGCTTTGCGGCGGAAACAGCCAGCAATGGCAGGGCTCCATAGAGATGGGGAAAAAGTTCACCGCAGGGGGAGGCATCCGCCCGTAACGGCGCTGCAACATCGGCGGGGTTGATCTGAAGCAGCAGCACCTCACCGGCGTCGCGGTAGAAGCGCTGAAAGGTGCCCTGAACCTGGTGCTCCCAGGAGCAGTGGATGAAGCCTGCCTGGGCAAGGGTCAGTCCACGGGTGGAGACGCTGTAGCCGCCGCTGGTTTGAGCGGCTCGCCAATCGCTGGCCAACGCCAGGTGAAACAGCGGTTGATCGAGGGGCACGGGGATGGCGTCTGCCGGGAACACGGGTTGGTGGCCACCGGGACTCCAGGGATCGGCCCGTTGCATCAGGCGTTCAAAATCCGGACTGTCCAGGAAGTGTTGGAGCCATTGCCGCAGGGGCGTCAACCTCGCATCGTCGTCAAAGCCATCCGGATCGGCGATGCGCCACTGACGCACGAATGGCCAGAGGGCGCCGTCGGCGAGGCTCATCTGCGGCCCTGTCAGCCAGCCATCAGCGGCGACGCGATCGCTCCAGACGCGCAGGATGCCGAGCCCCGCCTGCTGATGGTTCTGCCTGGACTCACCCGGGTAGCGATCGGTGTACTTGAAGCGATCAAGATGGAATTTGAACGCGCCATCGTTCTCTGCGATCAAGGCAGTGCTCGCGCCGTTCAGAACCAGATGGCGGGGATTGGCCTGAGCGAAGGCCCATCGCATCAGTTCAAGGCTTTCATCGATCACGCTGCCATCGCCTAATACCAGCACGGGAACCGTGCCCTTGGGAGAGGCATCCAGCATCTCCTGCGGCTTGGCCTTCAGGGCAATCTCTCGCCACTGCACCAGAAGCCCGGCCTGCAACAGAGCCCATCGCGCCCGCATCGCGTAAGGGCAGCGTCGAAAGCTGTAAAGGGTCGGCTGCACGTGGGAGTGGATGAGCGGCACACGCTCATCCTGGCTCGTTCAAACCAACCTGAGTTGATGATGCGTTCCCCATGGCGGTGAAGCCGATGAGGAACGCGCGGCTCATGCGCGTTTCAGCGCCGGCTTGCCATCACTCGTAGGGCTTGGAGGAATGGTGGACCACAACGCGCAGCACACCGTCATCGCCTTTCTGGAACGTCCAGGTTTTGTCGACGTAACCAACGTTGCCTGCTTCGTCCTCGGTGTACATCCAACCCATCGTGGTGGCGGTGTCGCCATCGATGCGAATCACAGCATTCTCGGTCCAGGCATTCGCCCAGGACGAGCGGTCGCCGTTTTCATCAGGAGTACTGCCAATGGCGAAGCCAAGGTCGTCGTACTTGTCACTACCACCGACGAAGTAGGAGACGGCGCCCTCGCGGGTGGGCCTGAAGGTGTTGTCTCCGTAGGCCCAGGTGGGCTTGAAGGCCACTGCACCCTCCTGGTAGCCATAGGCCGCGTCGATCACTGCCCCGGCTAGTTCCTCAGCCGCATCAAAGCCTTCGTCCTTGTAGGTCTGGCTGATGGCGACCAGGGCATCGGTCCAACCCTCCTGGGCAGCCAGCACCTCTTTCTTGGTGATCAGGTTGTCGATATCGAAGCTTCTGTTGTTGACCGTGTGATTCTTGATCTTTTTGGGTTCATCAACCGTCTCATAGGGACTGGAGGAGTGGTGCAGAACGATCCGCACGTTGCCTAGATCGTCTTTCTGAAAGCCCCAGGTTTTATCGACGTAACCAACCGTGCCGTCCTCTGATTCGGTGTAAAGCAGACCTTGAACAATGGCCGTTTCGCCATCGAACCGTCTGACGGAGAGATCAAACCAGGAATCTTTCCAGGCACTTCTCTCACCCGTCACAGGATCGGGAGCAGAGCCGATGGCGAAACCAAGGTCGTCGTAGTCCTCATCTCCGCCGACGAAGTAGGACACAGCACCTTTTCGGGTGGTCCTGAAGGTCTGGTCTCCATTCGCCCAGGTGGGTTTGAAAGCGACGGGACCGATCTGATAGGCATAACCTCCATCGATGACAGCTTCGGTCAGTTCTTTTGCCGCTTCGAAGCCGTCGTTTTTATAGGTCTGGCTGATGTCCACCAAAGCATCCGTCCAGCCATTGAAGGCATTGCGAACTTCTCGTCTGGTGATGTTGTTTTGAAAAGGAAGCGTTTGTGTTTCTAACGATGATTCATTATGGGACCGCTTGAGGCTATTAGAGAGGGGATCAACGCAGTCGACGATCGCTGCTTGGGCAGACTCAGTTGAAAACACTAAGAGTTATCCGTAACAAATTAAATGTGGCGACGACGACAAAACAGGACAGTATCGATTGATACTGTTCTGGCGATTGAGCTTGCTGGTTTCATTCAACCAATCAGAGAACATTGGGCCAGTTCTGGCCCGGCAAGCGTTGGCTTAAATGACATCCACTTCCACGACTGGAATAACCTCCAGGTTGTTTGGATAATTCGCCAGAAACTCCTCTTTATCGGTGTTCAAGAGCAGGGTATTAACGCCGTCGTTCCCTTTGATCTGTAGGTCATCACCCTTCTGGTTGAACTGAAGGTCGATGGCATACACGACACCAATTCCATCTTGATTGACATTGAAGTCAGTCACCACATCCTTCCCTGAAGAGAGAACAAAGACGTCCTCACCCTTGCCGCCAGTGAGTGTGTCGTTGCCCTTGCCGCCATAAGCGACGTCGTCGCCCTTTCCAGCTTTGAGAAGATCTTTCCCACTGTCGGCTAACAGAACGTCAGAACCCTTGTTGCCGCGAAGTTTGTCGGCCCCTTTACCCCCGTACTGATAATCATCTCCCCCGGCTCCGATGAGAGTATCGTCGCCAGCCCGTCCTCGTTGTTTGTCGACTGCCTTATTGCCCTTGTATTTTTCATCCTCTCTTGTGCCGCGTGTGATGACATCAAAGTTGTCTTTGGACGGTTGCTTTTCAATGGTGACAACACGAAGCTGATTGTTCTCTCCAGCACTTCCACCATCACCAGCGATCCCGATCGACTCACCATCAATCTTTGAATCATTGCCGGTGTCTTGCGTGGAATCTCCGGGGAAGTCGATGCCTCCTCCTGATCCGGAGCCGCCGCCATTGTCATCATCGTCACCGCCACCACCACTGTTGCCACCTCCATCTTGAATTGGTTCGCTTGGATTCTCGTCATCGTCAACTTTTGACTTGATCAGAATGCGACCTTTTAAAGAGTAATCTGAATTTTGAATATATTTCTCGTTCACTTCGCTGAATTCTAGATTTGTTTCGTCTATAATGTATTCGCTTCTCTTTCCCTCCTTTCTTGGCTTGAAAATCCAAATCTCACGATTTTCCTGATCTACAGGGCTTTCTATAAGAACACCCATTCTCAGACCACTATCCTCATTTGTAATAATTACAGCCTCATGGTTGGCTGAATCGTCAACCTCTGCATCAAGTTCCGTAACTGCTTCGCTGAAATCACCTTCATAGTCTTCAATGATTGACATTCCACCTTGTGAAATGTATAAATCTTTGCCATTGCCACCAATAAGGGTATCAGCAAGCTTCTCGTTGAATTTTATCTCTTCGGGTTTATATTTGCCCGGCTTTAATTTACTTGATTTTAAACCAATTATATCTTTTTCGTCATAATCATGATTGTTGCTGTAAATTTCGTCGTCTCCATTTCCTCCGTCTGCAAAGTTGATGCCATCGTCTTTCTCTTTGGTTCCTGTTATTATTAGATCATCATCGTCACCTCCATAGAGCGCATCATTACCTGACTTACCTTTCAGAGTATCGTCACCACTCAATCCAAAAAGTGTATCGTCGTTATCATTTCTTCCCTTGAACGTCACTCCTTTTGGTGTCTTGGCCTTAGAGCTGGGGCCATCATCACCGGTTACACCTTCATCGAAAGTGTCAAAGCCATAAATTGCTGTTGGGCATTCTCCCCATTTGGGCATGTGCTCATCGCTTAATTTTGATCCTTCTCCAAATGCATCGGGTTCTTCATCTATTCCTTCAACACACCAACCACTCAGGTCTTGATTAAATGACTCGGCATTCTTAAACATTTTTCGCATGTCATCAACATAATGCACATCCCATTTCGAAATATCTTGATTAAATTCTTTGGCGCCCTTGAACATTTCCTCCATGTCATGAACATTAGACACGTCCCAATTTGATAGATTGCTATTGAAATTCTCTGCACCGGAGAACATTCTTATCATAGTCTCTACGTTTGAGACGTCCCACTCGGAAATGTCACTTTCAAACTTGATTGCACCGTAGAACATGGAACCCATGTCTTCCACCCTGGAAACATTCCATTTTGAAAGATCACTATTGAAATCCTTGGCATCTTCGAACATATAATCCATTTTTTCTACCTTGGAAACATTCCAATTAGAAATATTAATTTCATCCTGGAACGTTGAGTCCTCAAACATGCCAGTCATTTTATCTACCTCCCCAACATCCCATTTCGAAATATCTACGTTGTTGTTAATAGAATCTCTGAAAACATACATCATATTTTCTACGTTGCTAACGTTCCATTGAGATATATCAGCAGAGAAATTTTCGGCTCCTGCTATCATATCGTACATACTTTTTACATTTTCAGTATTCCATGTCGAAATATTGGCGGTGAAATCTTTGCTGTACTCAAAAGCTGCTGACAAAGAGTCAACATTGCCGACTTTCCAGTCAGATAGATTGCTTTTGAATCCATCTGTTTCTCCAAATATTCCAGTAAAGTCTTCGAGATTACTGGTATCAAGTGATTCAATAGCTTCGTTTTCTGATGATATGTTTGCCCCTCTAAAAGCGTGTTGTCCAGATGCCAGCTGATTTTTAATTCTGCCAGATTCAGTTAGCTTTTTATCGATATCTGCCTCATTGAAATCGTCTTTTGTTGTACTCCTTGATCCAATTTGTTGAATACCGACGAGCCATTCCAGATTTTTTTGCCCCTAAAATTACCCTTATTGTAGTCATAGTAAGAACTATTGTCCCAGTCAAAAATTGCCCGGTAGTCGTAATAACTGCCACCTTTTCCTTCTCCAATAGTCTGAAGATCAGAGAGTAATCTCTTTGTCGGCAATTCTTGCTCGCTAATACGCCTGCTCGATCGAAAGTAATGAAAATCATCTTCGCTTTGCCCGAGCAGTTCTCCTACTTGTTTGACGGACAGCCCAGTTTTTTCGAAAGTTGTACGATGTTCATCATCATCTTGATCCTTTAAATATATGTCTATACTATCATCGCCTGCCTTCGCGATTTCGGTCACAGTTAAATACTCAGGTAAAATCAATTCATACGGAAAGTCTTCCGAGCTGTTGAATCCATCTTCATTCTTGCTTTCGAATATATCTGCTCCAGGAGAAAATGTATAACTTGAATTTTTATTCGCACTTTCAGATGAAATGGAGTGATCAATTACAAAGTCTCCTCCGCTGCTTCCAATCACATGATTCTCGCCACCTCTTGTATTGATAGATGTGCTTAAATCTGATTTTCCGCCTTTTTCGGAGAAATCCCAACGCTCTGGAAGTTTGTCTCCTCCAATGAAATCATATATTGCATCTGTCTCAATAGATTTGAAGTAAATTTCGTTAATTTCTTTGTCTTCATTGCTAGCATTTGTTTGCGATTCATTGCTGCCTATTTCTTTA from the Synechococcus sp. KORDI-100 genome contains:
- a CDS encoding LuxR C-terminal-related transcriptional regulator yields the protein MTPLTNRENDVLRLICDGLSNREIGLSLHIAETTARDHVHSIIRKMNARNRTACAVEGIRRQLVS
- the lipA gene encoding lipoyl synthase, with translation MSKYSAIAPAERLPEWLRRPIGKASDLEAVQAQVKQNRLHTICEEGRCPNRGECYAAGTATFLLGGSICTRSCAFCQVEKGRAPMPLDQAEAERVADAVASLGLRYVVLTAVARDDLADHGAALFTSTMASIRQRNPLIGIEVLTPDFWGGFADEQRAVRAQRERLSTVLSAQPACFNHNLETVQRLQGEVRRGATYQRSLGLLASARELAPSIPTKSGLMLGLGETHEEVIAAMRDLRAADCQRLTLGQYLRPSLAHIPVARYWTPEEFDALAVVARDLGFAQVRSGPLVRSSYHAAD
- a CDS encoding DUF952 domain-containing protein, with the translated sequence MQPTLYSFRRCPYAMRARWALLQAGLLVQWREIALKAKPQEMLDASPKGTVPVLVLGDGSVIDESLELMRWAFAQANPRHLVLNGASTALIAENDGAFKFHLDRFKYTDRYPGESRQNHQQAGLGILRVWSDRVAADGWLTGPQMSLADGALWPFVRQWRIADPDGFDDDARLTPLRQWLQHFLDSPDFERLMQRADPWSPGGHQPVFPADAIPVPLDQPLFHLALASDWRAAQTSGGYSVSTRGLTLAQAGFIHCSWEHQVQGTFQRFYRDAGEVLLLQINPADVAAPLRADASPCGELFPHLYGALPLLAVSAAKRYPQETA
- a CDS encoding BspA family leucine-rich repeat surface protein, whose product is MEWLVGIQQIGSRSTTKDDFNEADIDKKLTESGRIKNQLASGQHAFRGANISSENEAIESLDTSNLEDFTGIFGETDGFKSNLSDWKVGNVDSLSAAFEYSKDFTANISTWNTENVKSMYDMIAGAENFSADISQWNVSNVENMMYVFRDSINNNVDISKWDVGEVDKMTGMFEDSTFQDEINISNWNVSKVEKMDYMFEDAKDFNSDLSKWNVSRVEDMGSMFYGAIKFESDISEWDVSNVETMIRMFSGAENFNSNLSNWDVSNVHDMEEMFKGAKEFNQDISKWDVHYVDDMRKMFKNAESFNQDLSGWCVEGIDEEPDAFGEGSKLSDEHMPKWGECPTAIYGFDTFDEGVTGDDGPSSKAKTPKGVTFKGRNDNDDTLFGLSGDDTLKGKSGNDALYGGDDDDLIITGTKEKDDGINFADGGNGDDEIYSNNHDYDEKDIIGLKSSKLKPGKYKPEEIKFNEKLADTLIGGNGKDLYISQGGMSIIEDYEGDFSEAVTELDAEVDDSANHEAVIITNEDSGLRMGVLIESPVDQENREIWIFKPRKEGKRSEYIIDETNLEFSEVNEKYIQNSDYSLKGRILIKSKVDDDENPSEPIQDGGGNSGGGGDDDDNGGGSGSGGGIDFPGDSTQDTGNDSKIDGESIGIAGDGGSAGENNQLRVVTIEKQPSKDNFDVITRGTREDEKYKGNKAVDKQRGRAGDDTLIGAGGDDYQYGGKGADKLRGNKGSDVLLADSGKDLLKAGKGDDVAYGGKGNDTLTGGKGEDVFVLSSGKDVVTDFNVNQDGIGVVYAIDLQFNQKGDDLQIKGNDGVNTLLLNTDKEEFLANYPNNLEVIPVVEVDVI
- a CDS encoding calcium-binding protein: MRSPKATVAQRWGTWDESLITGRRKRGALLRDEEIGGTAAADVIDAGDGDDLVESGEGDDDVDGDAGNDSIEAGAGDDSVDGGKGNDTVDGGSGDDSLNGGSGDDLITADIGDDQLEGGKGDDTLEGGKGRDILDGGLGNDILNGGKGADDFILSEGMDKISDFNPKQGDRIIHRPSTFPIDEEPEIKQKGKDVLIKIGDFVTTVKNSKAKEVTIDSPELLVPLFSDETNTNGESAELGMVYAGTLDKITVSTSGTSNPKYLIQYSNKEIGSNESQTNASNEDKEINEIYFKSIETDAIYDFIGGDKLPERWDFSEKGGKSDLSTSINTRGGENHVIGSSGGDFVIDHSISSESANKNSSYTFSPGADIFESKNEDGFNSSEDFPYELILPEYLTVTEIAKAGDDSIDIYLKDQDDDEHRTTFEKTGLSVKQVGELLGQSEDDFHYFRSSRRISEQELPTKRLLSDLQTIGEGKGGSYYDYRAIFDWDNSSYYDYNKGNFRGKKIWNGSSVFNKLDQGVQQKTISMRQISIKS